A segment of the Streptomyces pactum genome:
ACTGCCCGCACGGACGGCCACGTCGCGGGTGACGGCGGCGATGGCGGCGCTGAGCACCGAGGGGTTGGGGTAGAGGCCGCCGAACTCGTGGAAGTGCCGCTCGGGGGTCCACACCGCGGTGAAGCCGTGCTGGTCGGCGAAGCGGGCGCTGTCGAAGACGAGGTCGTAGCGCCGGCCGGCGTCGTCCGTGCCGGACCGGGCGTCGCTGGCGAAGAAGAACAGGCTGAAGTCGACGGGCTTGGCCGGGGCCGACGGCGCGGCCTGCCGGGAGAGCACGTCCTGCGCCAGTACCACCTTGGCGCCTCGGGTGAGCGTCCACAGCAGTTCCAGGACGGAGATGTCGAACCCGGCGTTGGTCACGGCGAGCATCGTGTCGTCGGTCCCGCACCCGACCTTCTCGTCCATGGCGGCGAAGAAGTTGCCCACATTGCGGTGGGTGACCACCACGCCCTTGGGGACGCCGGTCGAGCCGGAGGTGTAGAGGAGGTACGCGGCGTTGTCCGCGGATGCCCGGCCGGCCGGGCATCCGGTCCGCCCGTCGGGTGTGGCGAGGACGGTGTCGACGTCGAGGAGGGGGACGGCTCCTTCGGCGACCCGGTGCGCCACGCGGCTGCGGGTCACGAGCAGGTCGAGCCGGGCGTCCGAGACGACCACGTCCAGCCGGTCGCGCGGGTAGTCCGGGTCGAGCGGCACGTACGCGCCGCCGGCTTTGAGGACGCCCAGCATCGCGACGACCAGCTCCGGGGAGCGGTCCAGGCAGATGCCGACCCGGGACTCCGCGCCGACACCCCTCGCCACGAGCTCCCGGGCCAGCCGGTCCGACGCCTGGGACAGCTCCTCGAAGGTCAGCCGCGCCGACCCGAAGACCACGGCGACGACGTCGGGCGTACGCGCGGCCGCGGCCTCGAACTCCTCGTGGACACACAACTCCCCGGGGAGGTCCAGGGCGGTGTCGTTCCAGTCGGCGAGCACCCGCCGGCTCTTCTCGTCGCTCAGCAGCGGCAGCGCGGACAGGGTCCGGTCGGGGTCGGCGGCGATGCCCGCGAGCAGGGTGCGGAAGTTGTCGGCGAGGTCGGCGACGGTGGCGCGGTCGAACAGGTCGGCGTTGAACTGGAGGCGTCCGACGAGACCGTCCCCGTGCTCCGCGACGATCATGGTGAGGTCGAACTGCGCGGTCCGCTGCGGCACGTGGACCGGCGCCAGGTCGAACCCCGCCACGGTGAACGGCCGCGTCCCGTGCCCGGTGGCGACCGCGGCGAGGTCGCCGGGGAAGCGGGAGGGTGCCTGGTGGTGGATGAACATGGCCTGGAAGACGGGGGACCGTGCCGGGTCGCGGCCCGCCTGGAGCTGCTCGGCCAGCAGGCCGAACGGGTACTTCTGGTGGGCCAGCGACTCGGAAACGGTCCGGGAGAACCGGGTCAGCAGCTCGCGGAAGACCGGGTCGCCGCCGAGGTCGCCGCGGATGACGACGGGGTTGACGAAGTAGCCGACGGTGTCCACGTACGCGGGGCGGCCCCGGCCGGACACCGGCGAGCCGACCAGGATGTCGGTCTGGCCGCTGTAGCGGTGCAGCAAGACCTCGAACGCGCACAGCAGCGCGGTGTACAGCGTCGTCCCCGACTGCCGGGCCAGGGCGGTGAGCCCGCCGAGCAGTCCCGCGTCCACGGTGAAGTCGTGGGTGTCCCCGCGGTATGTCTGGACGGGCGGGCGGGGCCGGTCGGTGGGCAGCTCCAGTACGGGCAGTTCGCCGCCGAGCCGCTCTCCCCAGAACGCGGCGGCGGCCTCGCCCTCGGCGCTCTGCGCGTACCGCTTCTGTGCCGCGACGAAGTCCGCGTAGTCGCCGGCCGGCGGAAGTTGCGCGGCCGTGCCGGTCAGCGCCGCCCGGTAGCAGCGCGCCAGTTCGTCCACGACCAGGGACATCGACCAGAAGTCCGCGACGATGTGGTGCATGACGAGCAGCAGTACCCGCCGGCCGTCGGCGCCCGCGTACAGCAGGGCCCGTACGAGGGGTCCTCGCGTCAGGTCGAAGGGCTCGGCGGCGGCGTCCGCGAGCAGGTCTTCCAGGGCGTCCGGCGCGGCGTCCGCGACGTCCGTACGGTCGAGGACGACCTTCCGCCCGGCGTCGATCCGCCGCACCGGGTGCCCGTCACCCGCGGTGTACGAGGTGCGCAGCGCGGCGTGGCGCTCCACCACCCGGTCGAGCGCCCGCTGCAGGGCGCCCGGGTCGACGTCGTCGGGGAGGCGTACGGCGCCCGCGACGTTGTAGGCGGGGCCGCAGCCGGTGACGTGGTCGAGGAACCACAGGCCGCGCTCGCCGTGGCTCAGTTCGTCGGGTGAGGTGGCGGGAGGTGCGTCGGGTCCGGCGGCCTCGGGTACGACCGTGTCCGAGGCGGCCTCGACGGCGGCGACCACGGTCGCGAGGACGTCCCGGACCGGGGCGCCGTGCATGGCCCCGTACCCGAGTTCGACGCCGAACGCCTTCTCCACCTCGTGCTGGATCTCCAGGAGGTCGAGGGAGTCGAGGCCCAGTGCGGGGCCGGACAGGCCGAGGTCCAAGGCGTCGGGGTCGCCGCCCGCGCGCCGCGCGATGCCCGTCCTCAGGAACGCCTCCACCGTCTTCGGTGTGCCTGCCTGGCCGGGTCGCGCGACGCTGGTGGCGGTGGAGGCGTCAGCCGCGTCGTCCTGGCCGTACTCGTGGACGCCGAGCACGGCGAGCGTGCCGGCCAGGTACTGCTCGCGGGCCGCGAACCGCTGGATCTTCCCGCTCGACGTGCGCGGCAGCCGTCCGGGCCGGACCAGCGCGAAGGCGTACGGGGCGATGAGGTGGTCCTCTCCCACGGCGGTCCGCACCGCCGCCGCGACCTCCCGCACGTCGGCGTCGCGGGCGACCCGCTCCGCCTCGTGCGCGACGACCAGCACCTCCTGGCCGTCGACCGGGATGGTGAAGCAGGCTCCGCCGTTGTGCCGGAGTGCCGGGTGGGAACGGAAGGCGGTGTACTCGATGTCCTGCGGGTAGTGGTTCACCCCGCGCATGATGATCAGGTCCTTGATGCGGCCGGAGACGAACAGCTCGCCGTCGACGACGTATCCGAGGTCGCCGGTGCGCAGGAAGGGGCCTTCCTCCGAGCCCTCGATGCGCGCGCCGAACACCTCGGCGCTGGTCTCGGGGCGCTCCCAGTAACCCTGGGCGACGCTCGGGCCGCTGACCCAGATCTCCCCGACCTCTCCGTCCACGCGGCGTCGGCGCGTCTCGGGGTCGACGATGGCCAGTTCCTGTTCCGGGGAGGGCTGTCCGCAGCCCACCTCGCGGCCGGCGCCCTCGGTTTCGCGTACGACGGGTGCCGCCTTGGGCGAGCCGCCGGTGACGATGAGGGTGCCCTCGGCCAGTCCGTAGCAGGGGTAGAACGCCTCGCGGCGGAAGCCGGTGGGCGCCAGGAAGTCCGCGAAGGCGTCCATGACGTCGGCGCGGATGGGCTCGGCGCCGTTGAAGGCGACCTGCCAGCAGCCGAGGTCCAGGCCCTCCATCTGCTCGGGGGAGATCTTGCGCATACACAGCTCGTAGCCGAAGTTCGGTCCGCCGCTGGTCGTGGCGCGGTGGTCGGAGATGGTCCGCAGCCAGCGCAGGGGGTCGGCCGCGAAGGACATCGGCGGCATCAGCACCGTCGGGTATCCGGTGTACAGCGGCTGCAGGATGCCGCCGATGAGGCCCATGTCGTGGTAAGGCGGCAGCCAGATCA
Coding sequences within it:
- a CDS encoding MupA/Atu3671 family FMN-dependent luciferase-like monooxygenase; translation: MNSGRPASRVADSLTGLLLRRSAEQPDSVAYTFLERDSEVSWTYGELDARARQIGATLRRHCAPGERVVLVLPPGLDYVASFFGCLYAGVIAVPVYPPNGSALVRSLSRLEAIVSDARPTAALTLGAVAAQRDTFAESNPLLGTLRWIGVDTDLAPETDWRPAPVPRDALAFLQYTSGSTGTPKGVMVSHGNLLHNGADIERFFQLTPDSKTVIWLPPYHDMGLIGGILQPLYTGYPTVLMPPMSFAADPLRWLRTISDHRATTSGGPNFGYELCMRKISPEQMEGLDLGCWQVAFNGAEPIRADVMDAFADFLAPTGFRREAFYPCYGLAEGTLIVTGGSPKAAPVVRETEGAGREVGCGQPSPEQELAIVDPETRRRRVDGEVGEIWVSGPSVAQGYWERPETSAEVFGARIEGSEEGPFLRTGDLGYVVDGELFVSGRIKDLIIMRGVNHYPQDIEYTAFRSHPALRHNGGACFTIPVDGQEVLVVAHEAERVARDADVREVAAAVRTAVGEDHLIAPYAFALVRPGRLPRTSSGKIQRFAAREQYLAGTLAVLGVHEYGQDDAADASTATSVARPGQAGTPKTVEAFLRTGIARRAGGDPDALDLGLSGPALGLDSLDLLEIQHEVEKAFGVELGYGAMHGAPVRDVLATVVAAVEAASDTVVPEAAGPDAPPATSPDELSHGERGLWFLDHVTGCGPAYNVAGAVRLPDDVDPGALQRALDRVVERHAALRTSYTAGDGHPVRRIDAGRKVVLDRTDVADAAPDALEDLLADAAAEPFDLTRGPLVRALLYAGADGRRVLLLVMHHIVADFWSMSLVVDELARCYRAALTGTAAQLPPAGDYADFVAAQKRYAQSAEGEAAAAFWGERLGGELPVLELPTDRPRPPVQTYRGDTHDFTVDAGLLGGLTALARQSGTTLYTALLCAFEVLLHRYSGQTDILVGSPVSGRGRPAYVDTVGYFVNPVVIRGDLGGDPVFRELLTRFSRTVSESLAHQKYPFGLLAEQLQAGRDPARSPVFQAMFIHHQAPSRFPGDLAAVATGHGTRPFTVAGFDLAPVHVPQRTAQFDLTMIVAEHGDGLVGRLQFNADLFDRATVADLADNFRTLLAGIAADPDRTLSALPLLSDEKSRRVLADWNDTALDLPGELCVHEEFEAAAARTPDVVAVVFGSARLTFEELSQASDRLARELVARGVGAESRVGICLDRSPELVVAMLGVLKAGGAYVPLDPDYPRDRLDVVVSDARLDLLVTRSRVAHRVAEGAVPLLDVDTVLATPDGRTGCPAGRASADNAAYLLYTSGSTGVPKGVVVTHRNVGNFFAAMDEKVGCGTDDTMLAVTNAGFDISVLELLWTLTRGAKVVLAQDVLSRQAAPSAPAKPVDFSLFFFASDARSGTDDAGRRYDLVFDSARFADQHGFTAVWTPERHFHEFGGLYPNPSVLSAAIAAVTRDVAVRAGSVVLPLHSPVRVAEEWSLVDNISGGRAGVAFASGWHADDFVFFPERYEDRKEQMFRDIDTVQRLWRGETVSLPGGTGKPVDIAIRPAPLQPALPTWITAAGSPDTFARAGAIGANVLTHLLGQTVEQVAENVRRYREARLQHGHDPDAGVLTLMLHTFIGDDVEAVKEQVREPFTAYLRSSVGLIENLVRTLGLPVDLAGMSKSDMDDLLEFAFNRYFDTGALFGTPESVRPLIERCAEAGVDEIACLVDFGLPRRTVLDGLPALDQVRRRSGRDTAAEAGTAGGEDMSLAGQIAAWRPTLLQATPSAMRLMALDKAALSGLTSLRALLLGGEALPPDLARELREQLPARLINMYGPTETTIWSATHEVTDVEETVPLGGPIANTQIHIVDDGLRPVPVGVAGELVIGGAGLARGYWGRPDATAEKFVPNPFTRTPGARLYRTGDLARYRPDGRVEFLGRIDRQVKVRGHRIELGDIEAALAAREDVREAVVIAQRETSAGSRLVACVVAADGAAPSVRDLQRGLRERLPQSMVPSGFVLLPDLPRTAHGKVDVKALAALEWAGSGNGAKAAPVTELERSIAAIWSEVLGVESVGLYDNFFDLGGHSMLMVQVHNRLQRETGVELPLIKLLEHPTVSALATHLGEGGAATEQRVFSDSEERARRQRDSRRRSRGLGGRGRA